In one Yoonia rosea genomic region, the following are encoded:
- the thiB gene encoding thiamine ABC transporter substrate binding subunit codes for MKNTRYLPVVAGLALCATGAVADTPVLQVMTYDSFTTEWGPGPAIEAAFEAKCACDLQFVGAGDGASLLARLQLEGPRTEADIVLGLDTNLTAAARETGLFAPHGVVADLDLPVAWDDADFLPFDWGYFAFVANAGAEAPTSLRALADSDIQIVIQDPRSSTPGLGLLMWVKAAYGDEAATLWADLADNIITVTPGWSEAYGMFLDGQADAVLSYTTSPAYHLIAEEDDSKAAWAFDEGHYMQVEVAGKVAGTDQPELADQFLAFMVSDAFQIVIPTTNWMYPAVIPAAGLPDGFETLMTPETSLLLSSEDAAAMRDAALDEWRTALSQ; via the coding sequence ATGAAGAATACCAGATATCTGCCAGTTGTCGCGGGACTAGCCCTTTGTGCCACAGGCGCAGTGGCTGACACGCCCGTGCTGCAAGTCATGACATATGACAGCTTTACCACCGAATGGGGCCCCGGCCCTGCGATTGAGGCCGCCTTCGAGGCAAAATGCGCCTGTGATCTGCAATTTGTGGGCGCTGGTGATGGGGCATCCTTGCTGGCCCGTCTGCAACTGGAAGGGCCGCGCACGGAGGCCGATATCGTCTTGGGTTTGGATACAAACCTGACCGCCGCTGCGCGCGAGACGGGACTATTCGCGCCGCATGGCGTCGTGGCCGACCTTGATCTGCCTGTCGCATGGGATGACGCGGATTTCCTGCCGTTCGACTGGGGCTATTTCGCTTTCGTCGCAAATGCAGGTGCGGAAGCGCCGACATCCCTGCGCGCTTTGGCCGACAGTGACATCCAGATTGTCATTCAGGACCCCCGCTCTTCCACCCCCGGTCTGGGTCTGTTGATGTGGGTGAAGGCCGCTTACGGCGATGAAGCCGCAACGCTATGGGCGGATCTGGCCGACAACATCATAACCGTGACGCCGGGTTGGTCCGAAGCCTACGGCATGTTCCTTGACGGGCAGGCAGATGCGGTTTTGTCCTACACGACGTCGCCTGCCTACCACCTGATTGCTGAGGAAGACGACAGCAAGGCCGCATGGGCCTTTGATGAAGGGCACTACATGCAGGTCGAAGTGGCGGGCAAAGTCGCAGGCACCGATCAGCCGGAACTGGCGGATCAATTCCTCGCTTTCATGGTGTCGGATGCGTTTCAAATCGTGATCCCCACAACAAACTGGATGTATCCTGCGGTCATTCCGGCTGCGGGCCTGCCTGACGGGTTCGAGACGTTGATGACACCGGAAACATCGCTGTTGTTGTCATCGGAAGATGCAGCCGCCATGCGTGATGCGGCCTTGGACGAATGGCGCACAGCCTTGTCCCAGTAA